One genomic segment of Vibrio quintilis includes these proteins:
- the gspL gene encoding type II secretion system protein GspL, which yields MSEYLLVRLSNQPHSKVHWWIGSDLPTSVGKQGELTSWEEVGELAEEADQRPVIVLLSGADVILKEVSLPSGKSRQFEKMLPYLVEDDLAQDADALHFSVLSKRGEQVFTAAVDYDWMESVLAHFSEAGMVVDRVLPDILALPEPQDGQNTMTALQLGDEWLFRQGEYHGMCIEHGWMPLLCQNQNASEDDESEALSPVTVTTYSPKPESVKSGQQIWSESLTDSVFSLLLKGALNSPVTLMTGAFKKSSSWVKSWKAWRKSLIALAALVILTVIAHSLEIQRLESEAQGLRDQSEHVFRTLFPDRRKIPTVSYLKRLIKNEVALLSGGDNDNSAISLFEDLSKTLSKVKGLQLQRIHYDGQQGTVRIDVTGSNFQSFEAAQKELAKYFDVEQGPLNRANKQVAGFYTLKRK from the coding sequence GTGAGCGAATATCTGCTCGTTCGTCTGAGCAACCAGCCACACAGTAAAGTGCATTGGTGGATTGGCTCAGATTTGCCAACATCTGTTGGAAAACAAGGAGAACTGACTTCCTGGGAGGAGGTTGGTGAATTAGCTGAAGAAGCTGACCAGCGTCCGGTTATTGTTCTCCTTTCCGGTGCTGATGTTATTTTAAAAGAAGTTTCACTGCCTTCTGGTAAGAGCCGGCAATTTGAAAAAATGTTGCCTTATTTAGTAGAAGATGACTTAGCCCAGGATGCAGATGCTTTGCATTTTTCTGTATTGTCTAAGCGAGGTGAGCAAGTATTTACTGCTGCTGTTGACTATGACTGGATGGAAAGTGTGCTGGCACACTTTTCTGAAGCCGGAATGGTCGTGGATCGGGTTTTACCTGATATTCTGGCTTTACCTGAACCTCAGGATGGACAGAATACAATGACAGCTTTACAACTGGGTGATGAGTGGTTATTTCGCCAGGGTGAATATCACGGTATGTGTATCGAGCATGGCTGGATGCCTTTACTTTGTCAGAATCAGAATGCTTCTGAAGATGATGAAAGCGAAGCACTATCACCGGTTACAGTAACCACTTACTCTCCTAAACCAGAATCAGTAAAAAGTGGCCAACAGATTTGGAGCGAAAGTCTCACCGATTCAGTTTTTTCACTATTACTCAAAGGCGCATTGAATAGTCCTGTGACTCTGATGACAGGGGCGTTTAAGAAGTCTTCTTCCTGGGTGAAATCCTGGAAGGCTTGGCGTAAGAGTCTTATTGCTTTAGCTGCGTTGGTTATATTGACTGTAATTGCTCACTCACTTGAAATTCAGCGTCTTGAGTCAGAAGCTCAGGGGTTAAGAGATCAAAGTGAGCATGTATTCAGGACTCTGTTCCCTGACCGGCGTAAGATTCCAACCGTCAGTTATTTGAAGCGTTTAATCAAAAATGAAGTCGCTTTATTATCTGGCGGTGATAATGACAATTCGGCTATTTCTTTGTTTGAGGATTTATCGAAGACACTGAGCAAGGTGAAAGGTCTGCAGCTTCAACGGATACACTATGATGGTCAACAGGGAACTGTGCGTATTGATGTGACGGGTTCCAACTTCCAGAGTTTTGAAGCGGCACAAAAAGAGTTGGCAAAATATTTTGACGTTGAACAAGGTCCGTTGAATCGAGCGAATAAGCAAGTTGCGGGCTTTTATACACTAAAAAGAAAATAG
- a CDS encoding type II secretion system protein N: protein MGRKKVVASVAGIGLIFCISLIAHLPAAFVLKFVQLPRGIELVSPKGTVWQGHLQQVRWQRQSLGTVDWRVHPFDLLTGRLFASVKFGRQSDFHIQGKGGIGASFSGKPFLQNFHFSVPAQTIVDHAPLPVPATAEGLLDVMVKEYVFREPFCEQANADFEWKNAQLSLMAQALPLEKVSANVVCDNNRITLKGKQRSLVLRSEYSVTMDANRKYKLDGWLQPAPGFPESMEKMLQMGLRANDQGRYNFKFNGQL from the coding sequence GTGGGTAGGAAGAAAGTCGTTGCTTCTGTTGCTGGTATCGGTCTCATTTTTTGTATTAGTCTGATTGCTCATCTTCCGGCTGCATTTGTATTGAAATTTGTGCAGCTACCCCGGGGGATTGAATTGGTTTCTCCCAAGGGTACTGTGTGGCAGGGACATCTGCAGCAGGTTCGCTGGCAGAGACAATCTTTGGGGACAGTTGACTGGCGGGTACATCCTTTTGATCTGTTGACTGGCCGTTTGTTTGCTTCTGTAAAATTTGGCCGTCAGAGTGATTTTCATATTCAGGGCAAAGGTGGTATCGGTGCTTCTTTTTCCGGAAAACCTTTTCTGCAGAATTTTCATTTCTCTGTTCCTGCACAGACTATCGTTGATCATGCGCCGTTACCTGTTCCGGCTACAGCTGAAGGTCTACTGGATGTCATGGTCAAAGAGTATGTATTCCGGGAACCCTTTTGTGAACAGGCCAACGCTGACTTTGAGTGGAAGAATGCGCAGTTATCCCTGATGGCTCAGGCTTTACCGCTGGAGAAAGTGTCTGCAAATGTCGTGTGTGACAATAACCGGATTACTTTGAAAGGAAAGCAAAGATCACTGGTTTTGAGAAGTGAGTACTCTGTTACTATGGATGCAAATCGTAAATATAAACTGGACGGCTGGTTACAGCCTGCGCCCGGGTTTCCTGAGTCTATGGAAAAAATGCTTCAAATGGGGCTTCGTGCCAATGATCAGGGAAGATATAATTTTAAATTTAACGGCCAGCTATAA
- a CDS encoding type II secretion system protein M, whose amino-acid sequence MNLWVSRCQSWWKSLSLREQKLVLIIAVAAVVVFVYAGLIQPLQQQRAMAVNKLNTEQNLYNWVVSQANKVVDLRGQGGLVASDKPLNQLITNSTRQFGIRLIRIQPMSQSFQVWIEPLSFNQFVDWLVFLQEKYGIRVNVMDIERGKQEGMIEVKRLQLKRG is encoded by the coding sequence ATGAATCTATGGGTGAGCCGTTGTCAGAGTTGGTGGAAATCATTATCACTCAGAGAACAAAAGCTTGTATTGATTATTGCGGTAGCTGCGGTGGTTGTATTTGTTTACGCGGGATTGATTCAGCCGCTGCAACAGCAAAGAGCAATGGCTGTTAATAAATTAAATACAGAGCAAAATCTTTATAACTGGGTTGTATCGCAGGCGAATAAGGTTGTTGATTTGAGAGGTCAGGGAGGGCTTGTTGCTTCCGATAAGCCACTGAATCAGTTAATCACGAATTCAACACGCCAGTTTGGAATCCGGTTAATCAGAATTCAACCTATGTCTCAAAGCTTTCAGGTTTGGATTGAGCCTTTATCATTTAATCAGTTTGTTGACTGGCTGGTATTCTTGCAGGAAAAATACGGTATCCGGGTTAATGTGATGGATATTGAGCGGGGTAAGCAAGAAGGCATGATTGAAGTGAAACGGTTACAGTTAAAGCGGGGTTAA
- the nudE gene encoding ADP compounds hydrolase NudE, translating to MSVKQCPEILSVTTVAKSRLFTVESLDLCFSNGERRTYERMQPRGNNAVMMVPVTQKGDLLLVREYAAGTQRYELGFPKGLIDPGETAEEAANRELKEEVGFGAHQLTFLKEVILAPSYFSGKMSLFIAKELYPEKLEGDEPEPLEVIRWPLNQAEELLTHLDFCESRSISALLLALRHLNLTGEK from the coding sequence ATGTCCGTCAAACAGTGTCCTGAGATTTTGAGTGTTACAACCGTGGCTAAATCACGTCTTTTCACGGTCGAATCGCTGGACTTATGTTTTTCAAACGGAGAGCGGCGGACATATGAGCGAATGCAGCCCCGGGGAAATAATGCGGTAATGATGGTCCCGGTGACCCAGAAAGGAGATTTACTCCTTGTCCGCGAATATGCAGCCGGTACACAAAGGTATGAATTAGGCTTTCCGAAAGGCTTAATTGACCCGGGGGAAACAGCAGAAGAAGCCGCGAACAGAGAACTGAAAGAAGAGGTAGGTTTTGGTGCGCATCAACTGACTTTTCTTAAAGAAGTGATTCTGGCACCTTCTTATTTCTCAGGCAAAATGAGTCTGTTTATTGCCAAAGAGCTCTATCCCGAAAAGCTTGAAGGTGATGAACCTGAACCTCTTGAGGTCATTCGCTGGCCTCTGAATCAGGCGGAAGAACTGTTAACCCACCTCGATTTCTGCGAATCACGCTCGATTTCAGCTTTGCTTCTTGCATTGCGTCATCTGAATCTGACAGGGGAGAAATAA
- the gspK gene encoding type II secretion system minor pseudopilin GspK — MIQTSSFRKNRGVALIIVLLLLAMMVSIAAVMSERLFTQYKRASHQIMYQQAYWYSIAVEGLAESAIENSYQDDDDTVNMSQPWAVRGRKYPLDYGLVEGDIFDKQACFNLNVLAKAKAEPGSTERPYLLQVFQYLLESVSVENYQAELIADSTYDYIDSNQTVNTQNGVEDSYYESMSPAYVAPDGLLADATELRAVQGVSGQAMEKLLPLICTLPVTTWRLNINTISEKQANLLVAVFHPYLSKSSAVQLIQNRPFAGWSSLDDFLAENELSAVNETVLSNAKKYLGIDSTYFELDAQISVDDARVRIRSLLHSDDRENVTVIRRRFGGERERISARSSEQPATQ, encoded by the coding sequence ATGATTCAGACTAGCTCATTCAGGAAAAACAGAGGGGTAGCTCTGATTATCGTATTGTTGCTGTTGGCGATGATGGTTTCTATTGCAGCGGTCATGTCTGAGCGTTTGTTTACCCAGTACAAAAGGGCAAGCCATCAGATCATGTATCAGCAGGCTTACTGGTACAGTATTGCTGTTGAAGGGCTGGCTGAATCTGCGATTGAGAATAGTTATCAGGATGATGATGACACCGTGAATATGAGTCAGCCCTGGGCTGTCAGAGGAAGAAAATACCCGCTTGATTATGGCCTTGTTGAAGGGGATATATTTGATAAGCAGGCTTGTTTTAATCTCAATGTATTAGCCAAAGCAAAAGCTGAACCGGGAAGTACCGAGCGACCATATCTGCTACAGGTATTTCAGTATTTACTGGAATCTGTTTCGGTTGAAAATTATCAGGCTGAGTTAATTGCTGATTCTACCTATGATTATATCGACTCGAATCAGACGGTGAACACACAAAATGGCGTGGAAGACAGCTACTATGAATCTATGTCTCCTGCGTATGTTGCACCGGATGGTTTACTGGCTGATGCGACGGAATTACGGGCCGTTCAGGGTGTATCCGGGCAGGCGATGGAAAAATTGCTCCCACTCATTTGTACATTGCCGGTCACGACCTGGAGATTAAATATTAATACGATTTCCGAAAAACAGGCCAATTTATTAGTCGCTGTTTTTCATCCATATTTGAGTAAATCATCGGCCGTTCAGTTAATTCAGAATCGTCCGTTTGCGGGTTGGAGCAGTCTTGATGACTTTTTAGCTGAAAATGAGTTATCTGCCGTTAATGAGACTGTGCTTTCCAACGCAAAAAAATATTTAGGTATAGACAGTACCTATTTTGAATTAGATGCGCAGATATCTGTTGATGATGCCCGCGTGAGAATACGTAGTTTATTACATAGTGATGATAGAGAAAATGTGACGGTTATTCGCCGTCGCTTTGGAGGAGAGCGTGAGCGAATATCTGCTCGTTCGTCTGAGCAACCAGCCACACAGTAA
- the gspG gene encoding type II secretion system major pseudopilin GspG: MKTRKQTAGFTLLEVMVVVVILGILATFVVPNLLGNKEKADQKKAIADIVSIENALDMYKLDNSVYPTTDQGLEALVTKPSNPDPRNYRDGGYIKRMPNDPWGNAYQYLSPGDKGKIDIFTLGADGQEGGEGANADIGNWNVLDFQ; encoded by the coding sequence ATGAAAACAAGAAAACAAACAGCCGGTTTTACATTACTGGAAGTGATGGTCGTTGTCGTAATTTTGGGGATTCTGGCAACATTTGTTGTACCTAATTTATTGGGGAACAAAGAAAAGGCTGACCAGAAGAAAGCGATTGCTGACATTGTGTCGATCGAAAATGCTTTGGATATGTACAAATTGGATAACAGTGTTTACCCAACAACTGATCAAGGCCTGGAAGCTCTGGTGACAAAACCATCCAACCCGGATCCACGAAATTATCGTGATGGTGGCTATATTAAACGTATGCCAAATGACCCATGGGGAAATGCTTACCAGTATCTGAGCCCTGGTGATAAAGGAAAGATTGATATTTTCACTTTAGGCGCTGATGGTCAGGAAGGCGGAGAAGGCGCCAATGCTGATATCGGTAACTGGAATGTTCTTGACTTCCAGTAA
- the gspI gene encoding type II secretion system minor pseudopilin GspI: MKQNKGMTLLEVLIALAIFATASMSVIRAVSQHVNTIQTLEEKAFAAMVADNQLAKVMLTPGTLSNQEGKEEMAGRTWFWKVAVIKTESPVLKAFDVSVALKPKGASIVTVRSYVKNEQNN; this comes from the coding sequence ATGAAGCAAAATAAAGGTATGACTTTGCTGGAAGTATTAATCGCTTTGGCTATTTTTGCAACAGCATCAATGAGTGTGATCCGAGCTGTCAGTCAGCATGTGAATACAATTCAGACCCTCGAAGAAAAGGCGTTTGCAGCCATGGTTGCTGATAATCAGTTAGCTAAAGTCATGCTGACTCCCGGTACGCTTTCCAATCAGGAGGGCAAAGAGGAAATGGCTGGCCGAACCTGGTTCTGGAAGGTCGCTGTGATAAAAACGGAGTCACCAGTTTTAAAGGCATTTGATGTCAGTGTCGCGTTGAAACCCAAAGGCGCATCGATTGTTACTGTCAGAAGTTATGTGAAAAATGAGCAGAATAATTAG
- the cysQ gene encoding 3'(2'),5'-bisphosphate nucleotidase CysQ codes for MDTPEYAHLIPQVIEIARASGQLILDYYQTKNYEAYIKGDETPVTSADIAAHKLIIKKLNALTPSIPVLSEEAADISLEQRSEWPTYWLVDPLDGTQEFIARSGDFATIIALVKDNQPIMGVVYAPVSGVTYYAYKDKGAWKIPDMSESIPIKTHYHELSQSSISIAISRRQDINKITGRLSSAWDYELVPLGSAALKACLVAEGAVDCYLRLGPTGEWDTAATQCIVEEAGGKILSTRLSPLSYNLRETLENPNFIVIGDPELPWKDILQNKSEA; via the coding sequence ATGGACACGCCTGAATATGCTCATTTAATCCCGCAGGTCATTGAAATTGCCAGAGCTTCCGGCCAACTCATCCTTGATTATTATCAGACAAAAAATTACGAAGCGTATATTAAAGGAGATGAGACACCCGTCACCAGTGCCGACATCGCTGCTCATAAGCTGATCATCAAAAAGCTGAATGCGCTCACTCCTTCCATCCCGGTTCTTTCTGAAGAAGCCGCTGATATCAGTCTTGAACAACGCTCTGAATGGCCAACTTACTGGCTCGTTGACCCCTTAGATGGCACACAGGAATTTATCGCCCGTAGTGGTGATTTTGCAACCATTATCGCTCTGGTTAAAGATAACCAGCCGATTATGGGTGTCGTTTATGCGCCCGTATCAGGCGTCACCTATTATGCATACAAGGATAAAGGTGCCTGGAAGATTCCGGATATGTCTGAGAGTATTCCCATCAAAACTCATTATCACGAGCTCTCTCAGTCTTCAATTTCGATTGCGATCAGCAGGCGTCAGGATATTAATAAAATTACCGGCCGTCTGAGTTCTGCATGGGATTATGAATTAGTCCCGCTCGGTTCTGCTGCACTAAAAGCCTGTCTGGTCGCTGAAGGGGCTGTTGATTGCTACCTTCGATTGGGTCCGACCGGTGAATGGGACACGGCAGCAACTCAGTGTATCGTGGAAGAAGCCGGAGGAAAAATTCTGAGTACCAGGCTTTCTCCGCTATCATATAACCTTCGTGAAACCCTGGAAAATCCGAATTTTATCGTTATTGGTGATCCAGAACTTCCCTGGAAAGATATTCTGCAAAATAAAAGTGAAGCATAA
- the gspH gene encoding type II secretion system minor pseudopilin GspH, translating into MKHKQGFTLLEILLVLLVLSLSAMAVVMTLPDNSQETARKNAERLYQRMQLLSEEAIFSGRNYGVYVDEAKHEIDFLMLSNQGWKPLESTDMNKVVSVEDDVGFRFELGGEVWNNSERLFKPGSLFEDMDFGEEEDDKKRVYKPQVILFTSGEMTAFSLHFWSSSTPDQYWTVTSSSDGVLRIKSPEESRNEAK; encoded by the coding sequence ATGAAACATAAGCAAGGTTTTACATTACTTGAGATTCTACTGGTGTTATTGGTTCTGTCTCTCAGCGCAATGGCTGTTGTGATGACGTTGCCCGACAATTCTCAGGAGACTGCAAGAAAGAATGCAGAGCGGTTGTATCAGAGAATGCAGCTGTTAAGTGAAGAAGCGATTTTCAGCGGCAGAAATTACGGCGTGTATGTTGATGAAGCTAAACATGAAATTGACTTTCTGATGTTGAGTAATCAGGGGTGGAAGCCTTTGGAATCAACAGATATGAACAAAGTTGTTTCAGTAGAAGATGACGTAGGGTTTCGTTTTGAGCTGGGTGGGGAAGTCTGGAATAACTCCGAGCGTCTTTTTAAACCAGGTTCATTATTTGAAGATATGGACTTTGGTGAGGAAGAAGATGATAAAAAGCGGGTTTATAAGCCTCAGGTTATCCTTTTTACCAGTGGTGAGATGACAGCATTTTCTCTTCATTTCTGGTCTTCATCCACGCCTGATCAGTACTGGACAGTGACATCTTCGTCTGATGGTGTTTTGCGGATTAAATCTCCGGAAGAGAGTCGTAATGAAGCAAAATAA
- the gspJ gene encoding type II secretion system minor pseudopilin GspJ yields MSRIIRRKHKGFTLLEVMIALAILASLSVAAYQVLNQVQRSSVVTHEKEQRLAEIQRTLAIMDNDFRQMALRKFRTDGEEPGKLLLIAKENLMSSDTQGIMFTRYGWLNPQMQFPRGEVTKVGYRVTEGQLQRIWWRYPDTPVGDSGNVMKLLTQVESMSFRYYYKKKWIDTWDSGAALPNAVEVKFKLKDYGEIARVYLTPGAQLGTSNDSD; encoded by the coding sequence ATGAGCAGAATAATTAGACGAAAACATAAAGGCTTTACCCTGCTCGAAGTCATGATTGCTTTAGCGATTCTTGCCAGTTTGTCAGTTGCTGCTTATCAGGTTTTGAATCAGGTTCAAAGAAGCAGCGTTGTTACACATGAAAAAGAGCAACGTTTAGCTGAGATCCAAAGAACGTTGGCTATCATGGATAATGATTTCAGGCAAATGGCGCTTCGTAAATTCAGGACCGATGGTGAAGAACCGGGTAAGTTACTGTTGATTGCTAAAGAGAATTTAATGTCGTCAGATACACAGGGCATTATGTTTACCCGCTATGGCTGGCTTAATCCTCAAATGCAATTTCCAAGAGGTGAAGTGACAAAGGTTGGGTACCGGGTTACCGAAGGACAATTACAACGTATCTGGTGGCGTTATCCTGACACGCCTGTCGGTGACTCGGGGAATGTGATGAAACTGTTAACGCAGGTTGAATCCATGTCGTTCCGTTATTATTACAAAAAAAAGTGGATTGATACCTGGGATAGTGGCGCTGCTTTACCGAATGCTGTCGAGGTGAAATTTAAGCTGAAAGATTATGGCGAAATTGCACGGGTTTATTTAACTCCCGGAGCTCAGTTGGGTACATCAAATGATTCAGACTAG